gtgtcagaaatgtcggcccaatcagcaGCAAGATGTATATAAACCACGCGgtactaaagagacagctcgctcagtGGGTTCaagaatgttgtctttcattctggacggcaaggtcagtgactgtaacattgagggtattttaaagtattaaacacacatttataacgatttcatcaggcttcagaaacatttaagaacacaaagaatggcctctcagctaccgtagttgcaactcttgcgtcatcacaacagagtgttcaacacatcaccgtttctgtttaataagcgttgtgcaacgtttgtcggggctgaacgcagcccagctgaatggattcctaaacggaaaaaatcaaatgtttaactctaggggagctggaaaatttgcctattttcaaaaaaaagtggaatgtccctttaagtaggCAGTGTGTAAAAAGAGAGATTGCATTTTGTCAAGTAACCCATAAAAATTATGCCatttcaaaataacactgagATAATCTCTGTTGCCATAGAAACACTGATGGTATGTAAAGATTGCTGTATATGAAATGCTGTTACGAGTAAGTGATGTTAATAGTGACACAAAAAGCTTTTGACATGAAGATCTTTTTTCTCCCTCTATTACACATCATCCAAACACTTAGGGAGTGTATTATTTGTATCGTGTGTGTTTTTCTTAACAAATGTAAGTATTTGGTGTCTGTAGCTATATCTTTGAACTTTGAAAAGGGGACTGGATTTACACTACGACCAAACTGCAGATTAAAAGCTAAGCCTTTCTGAACCTGTGATGCCCATTAGATTGGATTTACCCCATTAAACTGGTATCTTCCATACAGTATAATTCTGTTGTGCCCTGAGGTCTCATGCAGTCAATACACATGGTTCAGAAGAAGATAATGGGAAATCCAACAGATGGAACCGACAGTAAACAGTTGTGCTTCTGTCGTCAGTATCCGGAAACCACGTCTATAGAGGAAAAGAAAAAAGAGATATCACATGTCAGTCCCATCCAGTGGATAATATTGGTGCCTGACAAATTTCGCTTCACGCTGCCCCCTGCAGACAACTATATGAACTTAAAaaagttctttacattatgattttatgtagaaaatgctaaatcacaaaaaaatgactttagctgggtttttacaaagTGGGTCACATCgtcacgactaatcgtttgcagaataaaagtttttgtttacataatatatgtgggtgtattgtgtataataattatgtataaatacacatacacacatgcatatatataattaagaaacatttgcatatgtatatacatgtttatatttatatataatctatattatatataaatatttattatataaatctttttttttcttaaaattatacatttatgtgtgtgtatttatataaacataattatgatacacagtacacacacatttattatataaacaaaaacttttattctgcaaacgattagtcgcgactaatcgttagGCAGCACTATTTTTAAATCACTGTTCGTTCTCATGAGGCTTTATATTTATCAAGCTAAGATTCACCACAGTTTCTCATTAAAAACCACTGAATCTAAAACTGTCAGTGAATGCATTGAttagtacagtacagtaaaatTTATCAATATATAATCAATATATTTTATAGCGCTGTCAAAatattaatcgcgattaatcgcatacaaaataaaagtttgtttttgcataatatatgcactgtgtgtaattattttgtctccatattttgtgaatttcattttttgtcataacttattattattggtcactctttatgtttgtttgtcAGTGTGTTTTGCAAATATTACATcaataaaaagtattaaaagGGCTTGTCAACTTAGACAACACAGTGtgtaatcattaaaaaatacagtgttttttctgtttcttgAAAAAGAGTGAATTTGGACATACAAGCTTTCGGAAGGACAGCAACGATATATGTAATACaatatcatatatttatttatttatgtacttatttgtttattttttatttggatttttattttattatatatatatatatatatatatatatatatatatatatatatatatatatatatatatatatatatatataaattttttctttaatgttacatgtttgtgtgtatttatatatacataattacatacaatacacacacaaatattttatacaaacacaaatttttattttgtatgcgattaatcgcaattaatcttttgacagccctaatattttaCAAACAGTTGATGAGATCAATGGAACAGATACTAGCCATTTTtgggtaaaataaaaaaatatttcataatttttgtgAATATTATTTACAGCATGTTAAATACTGCAACCCCTGAAAGGTATTTGGACACTTCAGTAATCCAATTTTTCTGGTGTGAAGGTATTTTTTGTGATCGGATTTTGATAGCTACCCCAAATTCACATACTGTGCCTGTAGGTGTCAAAAGCACAGTTATTTCATCACAAAATAACTATGAACATATTCTGCTAATACTTTGAGAAATTTTCATTGACATTTTGAGCAGTATTGGTTTTTTTACGATTTAAAACCTCGGTTTTAAAAAATTTGGctgttatatttttaatgaattgcACTTAGTCTGGTGTCATGTTACTTAACCAAATGTTACTTAGATACATTGTTGAAACTTACTGTAAGTGTCCAAATAATGAATTGGACCATTGTATGCATTATGTGCTTAAAACAATGAACAATGTGaacaaaaatatttgattctGTAACAAAAACACTGAtttaaagaaaaagagagagagagagagagagagagagagagagagagagagagagagagagagagagagagagagagaaagcctcTGGCAGTAGTAATCCTGTGACGCTCAGTGCTGTGTGCTGGATTATCTGACCCTCATGTGCACAACTATAACATGTGACAAACTTATGATTAGAGACTCAACATGTGCTGCTCTCAATATGACACATGATGCCAGCATatgacagacacacacatgaaCACAACAGGATACATAGTTaacaaaatattacaaattatattATCATTGACATCTCTGGGTTATCTTAAAATGGTTAGCAATCAGTATCATTGCATTGCTATCTGATATCATCACTGTACCAGTTAGTATATATCATCAATTACATTATTTACACACTATACTTTTACTTTAATGGAccatgttaaagggatagttcacccaaaaatgaaaattctgtcattattttctcatcctcatgttgttttaaatctgtttgaatttattttttactgatgaacacaaaagaagatattttgataaatgatggtaagcacacagggGTTGACTtcaataggaaaaacaaatacggtggaattcaatggataccatcaactgtgtgcttaccatcaaaaattgtatcatttatcacaatactttcacaatatttgtttttcctatatttgttttctttttttatagaaaattcatacaggttaacaacatgaggatgagaaaatgacgacagaattttttatttttgggtgaactattcctttagtAGGCTAGTTAATGTGATGAACTGAACAGGAGAGAAACTAAAAAGTGACTCTGCAGAAcgaaacattttaataaacttgcatggtttggtttttatgcaatgaaataacTTTGGTGTccaaatgtgtacattttatgTTATTGGCACCATCATTATAATCACATAagcataaaaataatattacacatAAATATATGATTTGACGTGCATTGAGACATTATTTAAGTTCAATTAAAACTGAATGAAACCCACTGAACGCATGGTGTTCGTCTGTTGCATGCCAAAGGTCAAATGGCATTAACTCTGTTGGCTTTGCTTGTTCGCGTTGTTTTATTGGGTTAAAACGATTAAAAGAGTTTCTTTTGAAATTGTAAATGAAATCTCACGCTCCACTCAAGCGCGCGCATTCCTGAGTCCCGAGACAGGACTTCAAGGATTTTATCCCAAACATGTGATTTAACTGAGGGTCGTGCGCGTGCATTTATGGAGGGAGGGCAGTGCGTAAAGAATGAGAGAGGGAGAGCCGGATAAAGTTTTTCTAACTCTTCTGAAAATGTTTCACGCTCATGCACTGCGTGTCTAATTTAACGCACCGTCTTTAGATAGCTCACCATGAACCCTTTATGTGCCTTTCTGCTTCTCTTCATCATTCAGTACCCGGGTCCATCTCTCCAGCAGTTTCCTCGACCATGCACCACTCCAGAGGTTCTCCTGAGCAAACAATGCTGTCCGGTTTGGCCAGGGGACGGCTCGGTGTGTGGGAGCCTCTCGGGTCGAGGCTTCTGCCAGGACGTCACGGTCTCTGACCTTCCCAACGGGCCGCAGTACCCCCACACCGGCCTAGATGACCGGGAACGGTGGCCTCTGGTGTTTTACAACCAAACCTGCCAGTGCGCCGGTAACTACATGGGGTACAACTGCGGCGAGTGCAAGTTCGGGTATTTTGGTGCCAACTGCGCGGAGAGGAGAGAGTCCGTGCGCAGGAACATCTTACAGCTGTCGGTAACAGAGAGACAGCGGTTTATCTCGTACCTGAACCTCGCCAAAAACACAATCAGCCCGGATTACATGATCGCGACGGGCACGTACGCGCAAATGAACAACGGCACGAGCCCCATGTTCGCTAACATCAGCGTGTATGATCTGTTCGTGTGGATGCACTACTACGTGTCCCATGACACGCTGCTCGGCGGTCCCGGTAACGTGTGGACGGACATCGACTTCGCGCACGAGTCTGCGGCGTTCCTACCCTGGCACCGCGTTTATCTGCTGTTCTGGGAGCATGAGATCCGGAAACTGACCGGGGACTTTAACTTCACCATCCCGTACTGGGACTGGCGCGACGCGGAGGACTGTCAGGTGTGCACGGATGAACTGATGGGGGCGCGCAGCTCACTGAACCGAGGCTTAATCAGTCCATCATCTGTATTCTCCTCGTGGAAGGTAAATTACGTTCACTTAACCATTATATATATACTTAATAACACGTAAATCGAAGTAAACATatttgtaacactttacagcATAGTAGTGATAAATATTTGTATAGCATTacactctttaaaaaataaaagttcctAAAAACGTTTGTTATTTGTAAATaagaacactgaaaaaaaatgatttaataaatgtactcaatttttttaaggtaagtggttgcaatcaatttatttcagctacatttaaataaaagttttttgtttaaatgtagcttaaataaattgattgtgaccacttaccttaaaaaattagtaaattaaatgaataatttttttcagtgaatcgCTGTGAAATATATGccatctttttttaaaagtttagttaTCTATTAGTTTATTAGTTAACAGACAACAATGAACAACTGTTTAATATGATATTACCCagcattaacaaagattaataaatgctgtaaaaatatattgctTATTCGTGTCagctttaacaaattaattttggttattattattattaaagcacacataaactgtaaaaagtactttaccgccttaaaattttttgttaaatcaaaagaaaagaaaagtcaacttaattttataagttataacaactcacctgtagttataacaactcatctatattaaagataaataatagtaagttgaaatgacttgtaaatctgagttgattcaacaaaaatttttaaggcagcaaagtatctTTTACAGTGCAGTATTGCCAAAGAAGAGCAATATACATAGAGAATATcgcctaataataaaaaataaaaaattatttacaaaaagaaaaaactatTAACAAAATCCAATTATCTAAATGCACGTGATTTCATATGTGGGATAAGATACAAAATATCAAAGATATCTATTGTACTAAAAAGCTAATTCTGGTTGGGGTATATGACTGGATTTGGCCATTTGTGTCCCCAAGACATAATagtgtatattttatttaaaaatgcaattatactttttttaaaaagcttatCTTATATGATAAACTCCTCTCCACCACAGAACACAATGACATGtacctaaaattaaattaaatttaaactaATTACTCATTATTCAGGGCAAATAGGCTGAACTGCCATGTCCCCAGTCACGTATGCTAAATTTTAgttaaaaatataactaattaaattaaataaatccaaTTTTCATTACTGTTGTATAGCCATATTCATAATATTCCTCACcaaatgttgtttttaataattaatgcatttttaattattCAAATCTTTAAATAAAGTTGCACTCTTATGGAAATCCCCCTGAACACACCCCCTGGTTGCTCGTTTAGTCACATGACTTCAGGAAGAAATCATCTACAAGAGGCAAATTAGGGATCAGTCTTTTATCAGCTTTTTGTCTAACAATTTACCACTGATGTGGTAAAGCATAACATGTCCCTGTTATTATTTATAGaggaaacaatatttttttgtaattttaagaaataaacatgttaaaaatcCTTCTCTATGGTCAATAATATGTGTTAGTCTGTTGTTTACCACATGAGTTGGCTAATAATGGCTTAGTTTCGCATAAAAATTACACTCCTGTTACTGTCCTGTCCGTCCACCCTGTTACTGTTTTAAGTAATAATGACTGTACTGTATACACTGTATtgatatgtatttttatttattttttattttatatattcaaagaagATTTGAGCTGGACCAATATATTTTCCTTATAGTTTTGAAAAACCCTCTTTCAGCTGAAATTATAATATcacccaaataaaaaaaaaaaaagttacccTGAAATTGCACCAAATAGTAGGAATGAGAATGACCCAACTATATTTaggtaataaaaaaatcacacatCTATTGCTCAGTTTTGCGTCTCTGATGTCATATGAGAACGTGAGGAATGGACGTAACAGTGACGTCATGATTCGCTGCGCTTATAAAGGCGTGATTGTGTAGCGCTGCCTCCAGCACAGGGCGGTCTGATGCACGCAGCAACTCTTGTGACTTGCTGTGGAATTTGGGTGTGTAAAGAAGTCACAAAGAAGTTTGTCTGATCCTAAAACCCCTAAGTAACTTCAATACTGATACTCTGAGGGAATTTCACCAAGCTGGTTTACTGAACATCAATACAGACAGGCATTAGATTTCACTTTAAACCCAAGCAAACCCTCTGTGAATGCCACTTTGAGGTAGAGGATGCAGTCTATTGAGTTGTCAGGGTTGCATTAAGTCTGCAGGCTTCAAACCTGCATTGAGGCATTGTGCATTATGTATTGAGagatgtacactcacctaaaggattattaggagcaCCATACTAATATtggtttgaccccctttcgccttcagaactgccttaattctacgtggcattgattcaacaaggtgatgaaagcattctttagaaatgttggcccatattgataggatagcatcttgcagttgatggagatttgtgagatgcacattcagggcacgaagctcccgttccaccacatcccaaagatgctctattgggttgagatctcgTGACTGTGGGGGgaattttagtacagtgaactcattgtcatgttcaagaaactaatttgaaatgatttgagctttgtgacatgctgAAAGTAgctatcagaggatgggtacatggtggttataaagggatggacatggtcagaaacaatgctcaggtaggctgtggcatttaaacgatgcccaattggcacaaaaggggcctaaagtgtgccaagaaaacatctcccacaccattacaccaccatcaccagcctgcacagtggtaacaaggcatgatggatccatgttctcattctgtttacgccaaattctgactctaccatctgaatgtctcaacagaaatcgagactcatcagaccaggcaacatttttccagtcttcaactgtccaattttgcggagcttgtgcaaattgtagcctcttttttctatttgtagtggaaatgagtggtacccggtggggtcttctgctgttgtagcccatccgcctcaaggttgtgcgtgttgtggcttcacagatgctttgctgcatacctcggttgtaacatagtatacaaacaataaataatataaaattttatataattttagtaTTACCATCAGTTCATTTTATGGTAAAGACAATAATACTGTTTTTAATCATATAATATTTAGATATCTTGTCTTTTGCCTTTCACAGTGTTAAAGAcctcatttatgcatttggcagactgttttatctaaagcaactaacagtgcattacaaggcaTACATTTTTTCATCACGTGTGTTCCTTGGGTTTAATCCCATTACCTTTTGCGCAGCTAATGCAATCTTCTACCACTGAGCTTTATAAGACAATTCTTCCTCATCTGTTCATATCTGTCACTTTACGCTTCACTATTCACATGTTGTGTGGACAATAAAATACTGTCACTGTATTGTACCTGCGCAGGTGGTCTGTTCACAAGCTGAAGACTACAACAATCGTGAGGTTCTGTGCGACGGGTCTCCTGAAGGGCCTTTACAGCGTAACCCTGGTGATCACGACCGAACCCGTGTCAGACGGCTGCCGACCTCTGCAGACGTTGAGTCGGTGCTCAGACTGACAGAGTATGAGACGGGGTCAATGGACCGGCGGGCTAACATGAGTTTCCGTAACGCTCTGGAAGGTAAACCAACATAGACAGCAGACATCTCCGGGCCGGATCTGCACCGGAGCTGCAGACTTTTGCACGGATCTGGCCCATAGTCGTCTATCAACAGTGTTTTACACAGCTTCACCCGATTTACCAGACATACACTGAAAACTAACATGGGTTTTTTTGGATGCAGGTTTTGCGAGTCCAGAAACAGGTCTGGCAGTAACAGGTCAGAGTCTGATGCACAACTCACTACACGTCTTCATGAATGGATCCATGTCTTCGGTACAGGGGTCTGCCAACGACCCCATTTTTATTCTGCATCATGCCTTTATAGACAGGTAGGTAGCAACAGCCAACTGCACATTTTTTGGCAAACATTTGAACACATATTCATTGCTAGCAAGTACAATTCATCTCTTTGTTTACTGTGCATTTCAGCATTTTCGAGCAGTGGTTAAGGCGTCATCAGCCTCCGCGCACACATTACCCGACAGCCAACGCCCCAATCGGGCACAACGACGGATATTTCATGGTTCCCTTCATCCCACTGTACAGAAACGGAGATTATTTCTTGTCCACCAAAGCTTTGGGATACGAATATGCATATTTACTGGACCCTGGTGAGTTATTAACACATACACAGAGGTTTTCTTGAGCTCAATATGTTTTCCTTTGTGTAACCGTGTCATTTTTGATGTCTCAGGCCAGCGGTTCATGCAAGAGTTTTTGACGCCATACCTACAGCAAGCTCAGCAGATCTGGCACTGGCTGCTAGCCGCAGGAATTTTTGGGGCTCTCGTGGCAGGTATTATCGCGACGATTATCGCTGCGACGTGCCGCAGACGGCAAAAAAGACGAAAGCTGTCGGAATACGGAGAGAGAGAGCCGCTTCTGAACAGCAGCGAGGAAGAGGGTTCGACTTCATATCAGACAACGCTGTGAatcaaacacatacacactacAGGCACGTGTCAGTGAGGACAGATACAGTACATACTGTACCAATGGGAAAAGACACAACAGACAGTTTACAGAGTCATGTGAATAACGAAGCAAGGCCTCACCACTGAATCATATTATGAGGTCTCGCACACCGTACCAGTCATAAGACAATTTTGGGAAAGGCATACTACTGTAATAATTAGGGCTGTggaacgattaatcgcgattgatcgcatacaaaataaaagtttgtgtttgcataatatatttgtgtgtgtaattatttattatgtatatacaaatacacacatacatatatacatttaagaaaattgttatttatgtataattttttatttatatataatataaaatatataaaatataaataaataaaaataataatatatataattttttaaatacatgcatgtgtgtgtatttatatatacaaaataattacaccgtgcacacacatatattatgcaaaaaaaaacttttattttgtatgtgattaatcccgattaattgcatacaaaatgaaagtttgtgtttgcataatatatttgtgtaattatttattatatatatataaatacacacatacatatatacatttaagaaaattgttatttatgtataattttttatttatatataaaaaaataaataaataaaaataataatatattttattaaatgcatgcatgtgtgtgtatttatatatacaaaataattacacagtgcacacacatatattatgcaaaaacaacttttattttgtatgtgattaataccgattaatcgcatacaaaataaaagtttgtgtttgcataatatatttgtgtgtgtaattatttattatgtatatataaatacacacatacatatatacatttaagaaaattgttatttatgtataattttttatttatatatatataatataaaatatataaaaaataaataaataaaaataataatttatatatatatattttaaatgcatgcatgtgtgtgtatttatatatacaaaataattacacagtgcacacacatatattatgcaaaaacaaacttttattttgtatgtgattaatcgcgattaatcttttgacaacTCAGGGATTACAGGTTTTGACCGTGGATATTGTAAGCAGTATGCAAACTGTCTATAAACAAGGAATACtactaatattaatataatcAAAGTAATATCGACTGTGTTTTCTGAGACACTTTGATcagacttttttattaatatttggaGTAAAATTGCAGTAATACTCACTGAACTGAATGCAATGAGGTGATCGgataacaaatacaaaacatctCTTCATACTGTATTATTACAATAAGCAATGTATACAATAGTATACAATAtgcatactttttttttaatagtacACGATACATAGTTAGCTATTTCATTATGAACATAGCTGAAGTTTCATCTCTGTACTCCataataatgataatttttgtgtttgtgtcttCACTGTGACACACGTGTACTGTATCTTTATGCATAAAACACATACAAAGttatatgaaaaatataaagattGAATAAAATCTTTGGCAGTGGTTATCAAATAACAGTGCAGTTGATTTTGGActcaaaacatattaaatgttacatttaaaaaaatgtaaacaatttttGTGCTTCACCTGAAATCTGgaccaaaaaaaaataattgtaataCATGAAAACATTATATGTGAAATATGACAatagtaaaaacaaaagctaATAAATAGAAGAGCAAAACATAGTCCAAGAATGAATTAAATTAACTTTATACACCAACCCTCCTGCCGTTTAATACATAACGCAGACAGGATGACTTCAAGTAATACAGCAATAATTCATCCAAAATGTGAAGTTTGGTTATCATTTCTCACCCTCGTCTTGTTTTTATCGTTTGATTGTCTATTTTAAGGGTTTATTGAGGGCATGCTCATGTAGAAA
This sequence is a window from Misgurnus anguillicaudatus chromosome 24, ASM2758022v2, whole genome shotgun sequence. Protein-coding genes within it:
- the tyr gene encoding tyrosinase; this encodes MNPLCAFLLLFIIQYPGPSLQQFPRPCTTPEVLLSKQCCPVWPGDGSVCGSLSGRGFCQDVTVSDLPNGPQYPHTGLDDRERWPLVFYNQTCQCAGNYMGYNCGECKFGYFGANCAERRESVRRNILQLSVTERQRFISYLNLAKNTISPDYMIATGTYAQMNNGTSPMFANISVYDLFVWMHYYVSHDTLLGGPGNVWTDIDFAHESAAFLPWHRVYLLFWEHEIRKLTGDFNFTIPYWDWRDAEDCQVCTDELMGARSSLNRGLISPSSVFSSWKVVCSQAEDYNNREVLCDGSPEGPLQRNPGDHDRTRVRRLPTSADVESVLRLTEYETGSMDRRANMSFRNALEGFASPETGLAVTGQSLMHNSLHVFMNGSMSSVQGSANDPIFILHHAFIDSIFEQWLRRHQPPRTHYPTANAPIGHNDGYFMVPFIPLYRNGDYFLSTKALGYEYAYLLDPGQRFMQEFLTPYLQQAQQIWHWLLAAGIFGALVAGIIATIIAATCRRRQKRRKLSEYGEREPLLNSSEEEGSTSYQTTL